From a region of the Brockia lithotrophica genome:
- a CDS encoding class II fumarate hydratase — MTRPNASDPQSSKQGAEAAVLWGPHTERTRQLFPLGGARGEMRMPLEVVYAIALIKKAAARVWARRGVFSPAKGEAIAAAADEILAGRHDDQFPLPVWQTGSGTHTHINVNEVIARRAEEILAARGVDERVHPYDDVNRGQSSNDVFPSAMHIAARTLAEERLFPALEEFLSVLWEKACAYRLTVKLGRTHLMDAVPLTFGQEISGWAALVEADLRRIREAAAELEELALGGTAVGTGLNAPEGFAEEVVEELARLTGFPLRRAENPFAALSGQNALARFHAVLRVLAADLFKIAGDVRLLASGPRGGLGEIRLPANEAGSSIMPGKVNPTQAEMLQMVAVQVMGYDAAVGFAAALGQLEFTTFRPLVAYNVLTSIKLLGDAVRSFTEFALRGLEADERAMREHLSRSLMLVTALSPRIGYERAAEVARLAQREGITLREAAARLGVLTPEEFDRLVRPEDMVGTFLVREAHFCGDGEAQG; from the coding sequence ATGACCCGGCCGAACGCGTCCGATCCCCAAAGTTCAAAACAAGGCGCCGAAGCCGCCGTGCTTTGGGGTCCGCACACCGAGCGCACGCGGCAGCTATTTCCCCTCGGCGGCGCCCGCGGAGAAATGCGCATGCCACTGGAGGTCGTCTACGCCATCGCTCTGATCAAAAAAGCCGCCGCCCGCGTCTGGGCGCGCCGCGGCGTGTTTTCCCCCGCAAAGGGGGAAGCCATCGCCGCCGCCGCAGACGAGATCCTCGCCGGGCGTCACGACGACCAATTTCCCCTGCCCGTGTGGCAGACGGGTTCGGGGACACACACGCACATCAACGTGAACGAAGTCATCGCCCGCCGCGCGGAAGAGATCCTCGCCGCCCGAGGCGTCGACGAACGCGTGCACCCGTATGACGACGTAAACCGCGGCCAGAGTTCTAACGACGTCTTCCCATCCGCCATGCACATCGCCGCGCGCACGCTCGCCGAAGAGCGGCTCTTCCCCGCCCTCGAAGAATTCCTCTCTGTCCTGTGGGAAAAGGCGTGCGCCTACCGTTTGACGGTGAAGCTCGGACGCACGCACCTCATGGACGCCGTTCCCCTCACCTTCGGACAGGAGATCTCCGGATGGGCGGCGCTCGTGGAGGCCGACCTGCGCCGGATCCGGGAGGCGGCGGCGGAGTTGGAGGAACTGGCCCTCGGAGGTACGGCCGTGGGCACAGGGCTCAACGCACCTGAAGGGTTCGCCGAAGAGGTCGTCGAAGAACTCGCCCGCCTCACGGGCTTCCCCCTTCGGCGTGCGGAAAACCCCTTCGCCGCCCTATCCGGGCAAAACGCGCTCGCCCGCTTTCACGCCGTCCTGCGCGTCCTCGCCGCCGACCTCTTCAAGATCGCAGGGGACGTCCGCCTCCTCGCCAGCGGTCCGCGGGGCGGTTTGGGGGAAATCCGCCTACCGGCCAACGAAGCTGGGAGTTCGATCATGCCGGGCAAGGTGAACCCTACCCAAGCCGAAATGCTCCAGATGGTCGCCGTGCAGGTCATGGGCTACGACGCCGCCGTCGGCTTCGCCGCCGCCTTGGGGCAGCTGGAGTTTACGACGTTTCGCCCCCTCGTGGCGTACAACGTCCTCACGTCGATCAAACTCTTGGGCGACGCCGTCCGCAGCTTCACGGAGTTTGCCCTTCGGGGACTCGAGGCCGACGAGCGAGCGATGCGGGAGCACCTCTCCCGTTCGCTCATGCTCGTCACCGCCCTCTCGCCGCGCATCGGCTACGAACGGGCGGCGGAAGTCGCCCGCCTCGCCCAGCGCGAGGGGATCACCTTGCGTGAGGCGGCCGCACGCCTCGGCGTCCTCACTCCGGAAGAGTTCGACCGCCTCGTACGTCCTGAGGACATGGTCGGAACCTTCCTCGTCCGCGAAGCGCACTTCTGCGGCGACGGAGAGGCTCAAGGCTGA